One segment of Rhodopirellula baltica SH 1 DNA contains the following:
- a CDS encoding error-prone DNA polymerase, which translates to MGKPFHFRDNVRAMRYVELHCRSNFSFLDGASHPDELVQRAAELGYEGLAITDRESIAGVVRGFSPAQELGLQYIVGTEVHPTDAPPMVLWPTDRAAYGRMCRMLSTGRMRCEKGRCELSFEDIAEHAQGILAGVIATDESRSIEDQHAHVNDSRQFLRGPFRDVFDDRGYLLASFHRGVDDAAKATWLRNLSLATDVPLLACGDVRYHSAERMALHDCVVAISQGKSVEQIQSDRLVNSQHHLRSLEEIAELYRDVPDAVARTIEVAQRCTFTLDQLKYEYPVELAPEGMTPIEHLKRLTWEGARGRWPNGVPEKVIETLRHEVTLIEDLQYEAYFLTVWDLVRFARSQEILCQGRGSAANSVVCYCLGITSVDPTHTDLLFERFISRERGEAPDIDVDFEHQRREEVLQYLYEKYGRDRAGMTAVVTCYRAKSAIREVGKALAISPDIIDAVAKLAGSYSRNPELPERCRDAGLDPDTPLGRRFLYLTETLIGFPRHLSQHVGGMVMTAGSLCELCVTENAAMPGRSVIQWNKDDLDDIGILKVDILALGMLSAIRRCFELVKDHHNRELSLSTIPPDDTPTYDMICAADTMGVFQIESRAQMSMLPRLKPRCYYDLVIEVAIVRPGPIQGNMVHPFLAARENPAAAKYPNDAIRKVLEKTLGVPIFQEQAMKLAVVAAGFTPGEADQLRRAMAAWRRPGVIDRFRTKLLEGMKANGLNGEFAENVFRQIRGFGEYGFPESHAASFALLVYASCYLKRHYPTAFCAALLDSQPMGFYAPAQLIRDAQQHGVQVLPVDINDSNIRSKLIPDLNRPHPKLRLGLQMVRGLPSAVAQKIIVARDANGPFANLHDLTTRAKLSRSNIATLADADALASIAQDRRAAVWQSLAQDDSGDSMPLLADLEPDCSVPEELVPMSPAEEVKNDYATTGLSLKAHPVSFWRDDLNALRCKRASDLPKLRDGVHVRVAGLVLMRQRPGTAKGITFVTMEDETGSMNLVLFAQVWKRFFKIARGSDAWIVDGKLENKKGVIHVIVGRVEDLSEKASGLKVPRRDFR; encoded by the coding sequence GTGGGCAAACCGTTCCACTTCCGTGACAATGTCCGGGCTATGCGCTATGTCGAACTTCACTGCCGGAGCAACTTCAGTTTTCTCGATGGGGCATCTCATCCCGACGAATTGGTTCAGCGTGCCGCGGAACTGGGCTACGAAGGCTTGGCGATCACGGATCGAGAATCGATCGCGGGAGTCGTCCGTGGTTTTTCGCCGGCGCAAGAACTGGGCCTGCAGTACATCGTCGGAACCGAGGTTCATCCGACCGATGCGCCACCAATGGTGCTTTGGCCCACCGACCGTGCCGCGTACGGACGCATGTGTCGGATGCTTTCAACCGGCCGAATGCGATGCGAAAAGGGTCGCTGCGAATTGTCCTTTGAAGACATTGCCGAACACGCACAAGGCATCTTGGCGGGCGTGATCGCCACCGACGAATCGCGTTCGATCGAGGACCAACACGCTCACGTCAATGACTCGCGACAATTCCTCCGGGGCCCCTTTCGAGATGTATTCGATGACCGTGGGTATTTGCTGGCGTCATTCCATCGTGGCGTCGACGATGCGGCCAAAGCAACTTGGTTGCGAAACCTATCGCTCGCCACCGACGTTCCGTTGTTGGCATGCGGCGACGTGCGTTATCACTCCGCCGAACGAATGGCACTTCACGACTGCGTCGTTGCGATCTCGCAAGGCAAATCGGTCGAGCAAATTCAATCTGATCGCCTGGTCAACAGCCAACATCACCTGCGGTCACTGGAAGAAATCGCCGAACTCTATCGCGACGTTCCCGACGCAGTGGCCCGCACGATTGAGGTCGCCCAGCGATGCACGTTCACGCTGGACCAATTGAAGTACGAGTACCCGGTTGAACTCGCCCCCGAAGGCATGACGCCGATCGAACATCTGAAGCGTTTGACATGGGAGGGAGCCCGCGGCCGTTGGCCAAACGGTGTGCCGGAGAAAGTGATTGAGACGCTTCGTCACGAGGTCACTCTGATCGAGGACCTGCAATACGAAGCCTATTTTTTGACCGTGTGGGATCTGGTTCGTTTTGCTCGTTCGCAAGAAATCCTTTGCCAAGGCCGTGGGTCGGCGGCAAACTCCGTCGTCTGTTATTGCCTTGGCATCACCTCCGTCGATCCCACTCACACTGATTTGCTTTTCGAGCGTTTCATCAGTCGCGAACGCGGTGAAGCGCCTGATATCGACGTCGATTTCGAACACCAGCGTCGCGAAGAGGTTTTGCAATACCTCTACGAAAAATACGGTCGCGATCGAGCGGGCATGACCGCGGTTGTGACGTGTTACCGAGCCAAAAGTGCGATTCGAGAAGTCGGCAAAGCCCTCGCGATCTCGCCCGACATCATCGATGCGGTGGCGAAATTGGCGGGCAGCTACAGCCGCAATCCAGAACTACCCGAACGCTGCCGTGACGCGGGGCTGGATCCCGACACTCCGCTGGGACGCCGATTCCTCTACCTGACCGAAACGCTGATCGGGTTCCCACGTCATCTCTCCCAACACGTCGGTGGGATGGTGATGACGGCCGGCAGTTTATGTGAACTGTGCGTGACAGAGAATGCGGCCATGCCAGGCCGCAGCGTGATCCAGTGGAACAAAGATGACCTCGACGACATCGGCATTCTGAAAGTCGACATCCTGGCACTTGGCATGCTTTCCGCGATTCGGCGTTGTTTTGAATTGGTGAAAGATCATCACAACCGCGAGTTGTCACTGTCGACCATCCCGCCGGATGACACACCGACCTACGACATGATTTGCGCCGCCGACACGATGGGCGTGTTCCAAATTGAAAGTCGGGCACAGATGAGCATGCTGCCGCGACTGAAACCTCGCTGCTATTACGACTTGGTGATCGAAGTCGCGATTGTTCGTCCGGGCCCCATCCAAGGCAACATGGTGCATCCGTTCTTGGCCGCTCGCGAAAATCCGGCGGCGGCGAAGTATCCCAACGATGCCATTCGCAAGGTGCTCGAGAAGACGCTCGGTGTTCCGATCTTCCAAGAACAGGCGATGAAGCTGGCTGTCGTTGCCGCGGGTTTCACTCCCGGTGAAGCGGATCAATTGCGGCGAGCTATGGCGGCTTGGCGACGCCCCGGCGTCATCGATCGCTTCCGAACCAAGTTGCTGGAGGGAATGAAAGCGAACGGATTGAACGGTGAGTTCGCTGAAAACGTGTTTCGACAAATTCGCGGCTTTGGCGAGTACGGTTTTCCGGAATCCCACGCCGCGTCGTTTGCTTTGTTGGTCTACGCATCGTGTTATTTAAAACGGCACTATCCGACCGCATTCTGCGCCGCGTTGCTGGACAGCCAACCGATGGGTTTCTACGCACCGGCACAACTCATTCGTGACGCTCAACAACATGGTGTCCAAGTCCTTCCGGTGGACATCAACGACAGCAACATTCGATCCAAGCTGATCCCAGACCTCAACCGGCCGCATCCCAAACTGCGGTTGGGCTTGCAGATGGTTCGAGGGCTCCCCTCAGCGGTCGCCCAAAAGATCATCGTCGCTCGAGACGCAAACGGTCCATTCGCGAATCTGCACGACCTCACCACGCGAGCCAAACTTTCGCGGTCCAATATTGCGACGCTTGCCGATGCGGACGCGTTGGCATCGATCGCGCAGGACCGTCGTGCCGCGGTTTGGCAATCGCTCGCCCAAGACGATTCGGGCGACTCGATGCCTTTGCTGGCGGACCTGGAACCTGATTGCAGTGTTCCAGAGGAATTGGTGCCGATGTCGCCGGCCGAAGAGGTCAAGAACGATTACGCGACGACGGGGCTGAGCCTGAAAGCCCACCCGGTTTCATTCTGGCGAGATGACCTGAATGCCCTGCGATGCAAGCGAGCGTCCGACCTGCCCAAACTGCGCGACGGCGTTCACGTTCGCGTCGCTGGTTTGGTGCTGATGCGTCAGCGTCCCGGGACCGCGAAGGGAATCACGTTCGTGACGATGGAAGACGAAACCGGATCAATGAACTTGGTTCTGTTCGCACAAGTTTGGAAGCGGTTCTTTAAGATTGCACGAGGCAGTGACGCATGGATCGTCGACGGAAAACTCGAGAACAAAAAGGGCGTCATCCACGTCATCGTCGGTCGCGTTGAAGACCTCAGCGAAAAAGCAAGCGGTTTGAAAGTTCCCCGACGCGACTTCCGCTGA
- a CDS encoding tRNA dihydrouridine synthase, which yields MNSPASETTVCSETPAAPISTTPYEWNELSLGNVRIGFPVVQAALSGYSDLPMRVIARRHSASYTICEVMLDQFLLSLTKREKTRHFLDIADEEHPVGGQLMGAEPEQFSAGALKLVEAGFDVIDVNFGCPVKKVLGRCRGGFHLSQPAVAIEILRRTRDVVPDHIPVTVKMRRGMDDTPESREQFFEILDGAIDAGLAGVTVHGRTVMQRYIGPSRWAFLKEVKQHVGDRLKILGSGDLFAAVDGLEMMRQTGIDGVTIARGAIGNPWIFQQSRALAAGEPLPPPPTIAEQAAVMREHFALCEETYTVERAPLLMRKFCIKYSQSHPDYREVRMAFTRLRTREEFEAALEQHYSADGPGQNVPRELHGSQEEC from the coding sequence ATGAACTCCCCAGCCTCTGAAACGACCGTTTGCAGCGAAACTCCTGCCGCTCCCATCTCGACCACTCCATACGAATGGAACGAATTGTCCCTGGGCAATGTGCGGATCGGTTTTCCTGTCGTCCAAGCCGCTCTTTCGGGGTACAGCGATTTGCCGATGCGTGTGATCGCGCGGCGGCACAGCGCCAGCTACACAATTTGCGAAGTGATGCTGGATCAATTCCTTCTGTCGCTGACCAAACGCGAAAAGACGCGGCACTTTCTGGACATCGCGGACGAAGAGCATCCCGTCGGCGGGCAGTTGATGGGGGCGGAGCCGGAGCAGTTTTCCGCCGGAGCGTTGAAGCTGGTCGAGGCCGGATTTGACGTCATCGATGTGAACTTTGGATGCCCGGTCAAAAAGGTGTTGGGACGATGCCGCGGCGGATTCCACTTGTCTCAGCCCGCTGTGGCGATCGAGATTCTCCGTCGGACGCGAGACGTGGTGCCGGACCACATTCCAGTGACGGTCAAGATGCGACGCGGGATGGATGACACTCCCGAATCACGCGAACAGTTTTTCGAGATTCTTGATGGTGCGATCGACGCCGGGTTGGCTGGCGTGACCGTGCATGGCCGAACGGTGATGCAGCGTTACATCGGCCCGAGTCGCTGGGCGTTTTTGAAAGAGGTCAAGCAGCACGTTGGCGATCGGTTGAAGATCCTCGGCAGCGGCGATCTGTTCGCGGCCGTCGATGGTTTGGAGATGATGCGTCAAACCGGAATCGACGGTGTCACGATCGCTCGCGGAGCCATCGGCAACCCTTGGATCTTCCAACAATCGAGAGCACTCGCGGCCGGCGAACCCTTGCCACCACCGCCGACGATTGCCGAGCAAGCCGCGGTGATGCGGGAACACTTTGCGTTGTGCGAAGAGACTTACACGGTCGAGCGTGCCCCGTTGCTGATGCGAAAGTTCTGCATCAAGTATTCGCAAAGCCATCCAGATTATCGTGAAGTTCGAATGGCGTTCACGCGTTTGCGAACTCGCGAGGAATTCGAAGCGGCACTGGAACAGCATTACTCGGCCGACGGACCGGGCCAGAATGTGCCCCGCGAATTGCACGGTTCGCAAGAGGAGTGTTGA
- a CDS encoding RidA family protein: protein MSYDARIDELKLELPPAPKPMGVYKPIVQVGNMVYLSGHGPLKSDKTLITGRLGLDMDVEVGYDAARQTGLGMLATLRNHLGSLDKVSRLVKLLGLVRCTESFDAQPAVINGCSELFRDVFGEDAGVAARSALGTNALPGGIAVEIEAIFEIKE from the coding sequence ATGTCCTACGACGCACGCATCGACGAACTGAAACTGGAATTGCCACCGGCCCCGAAACCCATGGGTGTTTACAAACCGATCGTGCAGGTTGGGAACATGGTGTATTTGTCGGGTCACGGTCCGCTGAAAAGCGACAAGACCTTGATCACCGGTCGTCTCGGTTTGGACATGGATGTGGAAGTCGGCTACGACGCCGCTCGCCAAACCGGTTTGGGCATGCTTGCCACGCTTCGCAATCACCTCGGATCGCTGGACAAGGTTTCTCGTTTAGTGAAATTGTTGGGGTTGGTGCGGTGCACCGAATCCTTTGACGCTCAGCCCGCCGTGATCAACGGATGCAGCGAACTTTTCCGCGACGTTTTTGGCGAAGATGCCGGCGTGGCCGCTCGCAGTGCCCTGGGAACCAACGCGTTGCCAGGCGGCATCGCAGTCGAAATCGAAGCGATTTTCGAAATCAAAGAGTGA
- a CDS encoding dihydrodipicolinate synthase family protein yields the protein MNTTTLPELTSAPQPIRNRKITGMSAILLPMTSTGEIDWNGFESHVVATLDAGLTPAINMDTGYANLISDEIREEALVRTSAIAKDRAYLGGVFVGDRSGDDFNSDAYRRGINQVQGHDGTPILFQSFGLTSGDDDSIFSAYSQLASECEQFYAFELGTMFAPFGKIYSLSLYERLMGIGNCLGAKHSSLDRILEWQRLELRNRVRPDFKVLTGNDLAIDMVMYGSDYLLGLSTFCPAEFALRDSMWEKDDPRFYGLNDLLQYLGAFAFRDPVPAYKHSAAMFLHSRGKIASDQTFPGSPERPASDQAILDLISQDLAAYL from the coding sequence ATGAACACCACCACTCTGCCCGAATTGACATCCGCTCCTCAACCCATCCGCAACCGCAAGATCACCGGCATGTCGGCGATCTTGCTGCCGATGACCTCCACCGGCGAAATTGACTGGAACGGTTTTGAATCCCACGTCGTGGCGACGCTCGACGCGGGACTGACGCCGGCCATCAACATGGACACCGGCTACGCGAATTTGATCTCGGATGAGATTCGCGAAGAAGCTCTGGTTCGGACCTCGGCGATCGCGAAGGACCGAGCTTATCTCGGCGGCGTGTTCGTCGGCGATCGATCCGGCGATGACTTCAACAGCGACGCCTATCGTCGTGGCATCAACCAAGTCCAAGGTCACGATGGAACACCGATTTTGTTCCAGTCGTTTGGTTTGACCAGCGGCGATGACGATTCCATTTTCAGCGCCTATTCGCAGCTCGCCTCCGAATGCGAACAGTTCTACGCGTTTGAACTCGGGACGATGTTTGCTCCCTTTGGAAAGATCTACTCGCTGTCGTTGTACGAGCGATTGATGGGAATCGGCAACTGTCTGGGGGCGAAGCATTCATCGCTCGATCGCATCCTGGAATGGCAGCGTTTAGAACTTCGAAATCGAGTCCGCCCGGACTTCAAGGTTCTGACGGGAAACGACTTGGCAATCGACATGGTGATGTACGGCAGCGATTACTTGTTGGGATTGTCAACGTTTTGCCCAGCCGAATTCGCGCTGCGTGATTCCATGTGGGAAAAGGATGACCCGCGGTTTTATGGTTTGAACGATTTGTTGCAGTACCTCGGTGCGTTTGCGTTTCGTGATCCGGTCCCCGCCTACAAGCATTCGGCCGCGATGTTCTTGCATTCGCGTGGCAAGATCGCCAGCGATCAAACTTTCCCCGGCAGCCCCGAGCGTCCGGCCAGTGACCAAGCAATCTTGGATTTGATCTCGCAAGATTTGGCTGCGTACTTGTAG
- a CDS encoding NADH:flavin oxidoreductase: protein MAYPRVASLKTHDDFVSHLRDSQIDMPSDAEVESGDASPLAQSFEVHGQTVGNRWSILPMEGWDGTTDGLPTDLTRRRWRNFGLSGAKLIWGGEAVAVRHDGRANPNQLLLTEKNLSAIASLRQELVDEHESHFSRSDDLLVGLQLTHSGRFSRPNIKSLTEPRTVQRNVVLDRRVKITDDSAIFSDDELSTLIDDFIAAAVRAEKAGYRFVDVKHCHGYLGHELLAGRERTGKFGGSFENRTRFLRDIVSGIEAATNDLKIGVRLSLFDFLPYHPGPDRVGEPEPGGEPNKVFGGGEDGLTIDMTETSKLVELMHEIGIRMICTTAGSPYTNPHIQRPAYFPPSDGYTPPEDPLAGVARQIEAVAEMKKQHPEMIFIGSGYTYLQDYLPNVAQAVVKAEMADSIGLGRMVLSYPDLPADVTAGTVWQRKKVCRTFSDCTTAPRNGIISGCYPLDPFYKKRDERKQLNELKKALQA, encoded by the coding sequence ATGGCCTATCCACGCGTCGCGTCGTTGAAGACCCACGATGACTTTGTCTCGCATTTGCGAGACAGCCAAATCGACATGCCATCCGATGCCGAAGTCGAATCGGGCGACGCCTCGCCATTGGCTCAGTCATTCGAGGTCCACGGGCAAACCGTTGGGAATCGGTGGAGCATCTTGCCGATGGAAGGTTGGGACGGAACCACCGATGGGTTGCCCACGGATCTGACACGCCGTCGCTGGCGTAACTTTGGGCTGAGCGGAGCCAAGTTGATCTGGGGCGGTGAAGCGGTCGCGGTCCGGCACGATGGACGGGCCAATCCGAATCAATTGCTGCTGACGGAAAAGAATCTCTCTGCGATCGCGTCCTTGCGGCAAGAATTGGTCGACGAGCACGAGTCGCATTTCAGCCGCAGTGATGACTTGTTAGTCGGCTTGCAACTGACTCACTCGGGCCGGTTCTCTCGACCGAACATCAAATCATTGACCGAACCCCGGACGGTTCAGCGAAACGTGGTCTTGGATCGACGGGTCAAAATCACGGACGACTCAGCGATCTTCAGTGATGATGAATTGTCAACGTTAATCGATGACTTCATCGCGGCCGCCGTCCGAGCGGAAAAGGCCGGGTACCGTTTCGTCGATGTCAAACACTGCCATGGCTACTTGGGACATGAGTTGCTGGCAGGGCGAGAACGGACGGGCAAGTTCGGCGGCAGCTTTGAAAACCGAACGCGTTTCTTGCGTGATATCGTTTCAGGAATCGAAGCGGCCACAAACGATCTGAAGATCGGCGTGCGTTTGAGCTTGTTCGATTTCTTGCCGTATCATCCCGGCCCCGACCGCGTCGGTGAGCCTGAGCCCGGCGGCGAACCCAACAAGGTATTTGGTGGAGGCGAAGACGGATTGACGATCGACATGACCGAGACGTCAAAATTAGTTGAGTTGATGCATGAGATCGGCATTCGGATGATCTGCACCACGGCGGGTAGCCCTTACACGAACCCTCACATTCAACGTCCTGCTTATTTTCCGCCGAGCGACGGATACACACCGCCGGAGGATCCGTTGGCAGGTGTCGCTCGACAGATCGAGGCCGTCGCCGAAATGAAAAAGCAACATCCCGAGATGATCTTCATTGGCTCGGGTTACACGTATCTGCAAGATTACTTGCCCAACGTCGCACAAGCGGTTGTGAAGGCCGAGATGGCCGACTCGATTGGTTTGGGACGCATGGTGTTGTCGTATCCCGATTTGCCCGCGGATGTGACCGCCGGCACCGTGTGGCAACGCAAGAAGGTTTGCCGCACATTCAGCGATTGCACGACCGCACCACGAAACGGAATCATCAGCGGTTGCTATCCGTTGGACCCCTTCTACAAAAAACGCGACGAGCGAAAGCAGCTCAACGAGTTGAAGAAAGCCTTGCAGGCATAG